In the Ursus arctos isolate Adak ecotype North America unplaced genomic scaffold, UrsArc2.0 scaffold_19, whole genome shotgun sequence genome, one interval contains:
- the ZNF575 gene encoding zinc finger protein 575, producing MLERDAESAAGDTDPSPTGKEPVTKGGAPHQGSPQKPSQSVPGPATSAGAPSRPRRRPPPQRPHRCPDCDKAFSYPSKLATHRLAHGGARPHPCPDCPKAFSYPSKLAAHRLTHSGARPHPCPHCPKAFGHRSKLAAHLWTHAPARPYPCPDCPKSFCYPSKLAAHRHTHHATDARPYPCPHCPKAFSFPSKLAAHRLCHDPPTAPGSQATVRHRCSSCDQAFGQRRLLLLHQRSHHQAESQGERE from the exons ATGCTGGAACGAGATGCAGAGTCCGCGGCCGGGGACACCGATCCTAGTCCTACTGGCAAGGAACCAGTAACCAAGGGAGGAG CTCCCCACCAGGGCTCGCCGCAGAAGCCCAGCCAGTCGGTTCCAGGGCCTGCCACGTCCGCGGGGGCGCCTTCCCGACCCCGCCGGCGGCCCCCGCCGCAGCGCCCGCACCGCTGCCCTGACTGTGACAAGGCCTTCTCGTACCCGTCCAAGCTGGCCACGCACCGGCTGGCACACGGCGGCGCCCGCCCCCACCCATGCCCCGATTGCCCCAAGGCCTTCTCCTACCCCTCCAAGCTGGCAGCCCACCgcctcacacacagtggtgcccGCCCACACCCGTGCCCGCACTGCCCAAAGGCCTTTGGCCACCGCTCCAAACTGGCAGCCCACCTCTGGACCCACGCGCCCGCCCGCCCCTACCCGTGCCCCGATTGCCCCAAGTCCTTCTGCTACCCCTCCAAGCTTGCAGCCCACCGCCACACGCACCATGCCACGGATGCCCGCCCCTATCCTTGCCCGCACTGCCCCAAGGCTTTTTCATTCCCCTCCAAACTGGCCGCCCATCGCCTCTGTCATGATCCCCCAACGGCACCAGGCAGCCAGGCCACAGTCCGGCATCGCTGCTCCAGCTGTGACCAGGCCTTTGGCCAAAGACGCCTCCTGCTCCTTCACCAGCGCAGCCACCACCAGGCTGAGAGCCAGGGGGAGCGCGAGTGA